The Amaranthus tricolor cultivar Red isolate AtriRed21 chromosome 6, ASM2621246v1, whole genome shotgun sequence genome has a segment encoding these proteins:
- the LOC130814701 gene encoding probable receptor-like serine/threonine-protein kinase At5g57670 isoform X1, protein MIPSTAPVTILVATPLDIDDAKHLLNWAISIFSHPNYTIIALHVIVGKEPKKLVPKSRDYKQYRRAKSFVLSVMGEFAKTCQCKQMHLEARVRYSSSIGSGLIDETKATKAEFLVLKGSKLKSNRPKGEITKYCIKHAPKGCSIISIGQLPNKEPLHASTLKESSLEEKKSPKTVLNGVEEEFATSTEDDNSSFGESSNSDSSPPPPPPHPPMKMVLVKSTKYKESTLRRVASFFLKNTTNGTRKNNNTNSIVVSEKRPQPSLKYFSYDHISLATNHFHPENMVGQGGYSEVYRGELGDGKSIAVKRLAKDNTNPQKEKEFLVELGIITQVSHPNTATLIGYCIENGLYLIFPLSSNGNLFNVLHGDTSKPLEWAVRYKIAIGVAKGLHYLHKCCKHRIIHRDIKASNVLLGPDFEPQITDFGLAKWVPSNKSNQHAYLPIEGTFGYLAPEYFLHGIVDEKTDVFSFGILLLEIVTGRRPIDSSKQSLLLWAMPLMECGKISELVDARLEGEYDKEQLHKIVLTASCCVRHSSSWRPSMTEVLELLSNGQESEIAREWGILKGSSEEIDDYSMVFGYNVPIDKDLEKAIAALEI, encoded by the exons ATGATTCCTTCAACAGCTCCGGTTACTATACTTGTAGCAACTCCCTTAGACATTGATGATGCTAAACACCTCCTTAATTgggctatttctattttttctcATCCTAATTACACCATCATAGCCTTACATGTTATAG TAGGGAAGGAGCCTAAGAAACTTGTACCAAAGTCAAGAGACTACAAACAATATCGTAGAGCCAAATCTTTTGTTCTGTCTGTCATGGGAGAGTTTGCCAAGACTTGCCAATGTAAACAG ATGCATTTAGAGGCTAGGGTAAGATACAGCTCAAGCATAGGAAGTGGCTTAATCGACGAAACCAAGGCAACCAAAGCAGAATTTCTTGTTCTCAAGGGGTCTAAACTTAAATCAAATCG ACCAAAAGGAGAAATTACAAAGTATTGCATAAAACATGCACCAAAAGGATGCTCAATCATCTCAATTGGACAACTACCAAATAAAGAACCATTACATGCATCAACTTTAAAAGAAAGTTCATTAGAAGAGAAGAAATCTCCAAAGACAGTTCTAAATGGAGTTGAAGAAGAATTTGCAACTAGTACGGAGGATGATAACTCAAGCTTTGGTGAGTCGAGCAACTCTGATTCATCACCACCGCCACCACCACCACACCCACCAATGAAAATGGTATTGGTAAAATCAACCAAGTATAAGGAGTCCACATTGCGACGGGTTGCTTCATTTTTCTTGAAGAACACGACAAATGGAACGaggaaaaacaataatactaatagcATTGTTGTTAGTGAAAAGCGTCCACAACCTTCTTTGAAGTACTTCAGCTATGATCACATCTCATTAGCTACCAACCATTTTCATCCAG AAAACATGGTGGGACAAGGTGGGTACTCAGAGGTATACAGAGGAGAACTGGGAGATGGAAAGAGCATAGCTGTAAAAAGATTAGCCAAAGACAACACAAATCCACAAAAAGAGAAGGAATTTCTAGTAGAATTGGGTATAATTACTCAAGTTTCTCATCCTAACACGGCCACCTTAATTGGTTACTGCATCGAAAATGGTCTCTACCTTATTTTCCCTCTCTCTTCCAATGGAAATTTATTCAATGTTCTACATG GTGATACAAGCAAGCCACTTGAATGGGCTGTGAGGTACAAAATAGCAATAGGTGTAGCAAAAGGTCTTCATTATTTGCACAAATGTTGCAAACATCGGATCATACATCGTGACATTAAAGCTTCCAACGTTCTTCTTGGGCCTGATTTTGAACCACAA ATTACAGACTTTGGACTAGCAAAATGGGTACCTAGCAACAAGTCAAACCAACATGCTTACTTACCGATTGAGGGCACATTTGGATACTTAGCACCAGAATATTTCTTGCATGGAATTGTAGATGAGAAAACAGACGTTTTTTCATTTGGTATTCTTCTTCTAGAGATTGTAACCGGTCGAAGACCAATTGATTCTTCCAAACAAAGCCTCTTACTTTGG GCTATGCCTCTAATGGAGTGCGGAAAAATATCAGAGCTGGTTGATGCAAGATTAGAGGGTGAATATGATAAAGAGCAATTGCATAAAATTGTATTAACTGCTTCTTGTTGTGTGAGACATTCCTCTTCATGGCGTCCTTCAATGACTGAG GTGTTGGAGCTTCTATCAAATGGGCAGGAGTCGGAGATTGCTAGGGAATGGGGTATCTTGAAAGGTTCATCCGAAGAAATAGATGATTATTCTATGGTTTTTGGATATAACGTCCCTATCGATAAAGATTTAGAGAAAGCAATTGCGGCTCTAGAAATTTAG
- the LOC130814701 gene encoding probable receptor-like serine/threonine-protein kinase At5g57670 isoform X2, with amino-acid sequence MIPSTAPVTILVATPLDIDDAKHLLNWAISIFSHPNYTIIALHVIGKEPKKLVPKSRDYKQYRRAKSFVLSVMGEFAKTCQCKQMHLEARVRYSSSIGSGLIDETKATKAEFLVLKGSKLKSNRPKGEITKYCIKHAPKGCSIISIGQLPNKEPLHASTLKESSLEEKKSPKTVLNGVEEEFATSTEDDNSSFGESSNSDSSPPPPPPHPPMKMVLVKSTKYKESTLRRVASFFLKNTTNGTRKNNNTNSIVVSEKRPQPSLKYFSYDHISLATNHFHPENMVGQGGYSEVYRGELGDGKSIAVKRLAKDNTNPQKEKEFLVELGIITQVSHPNTATLIGYCIENGLYLIFPLSSNGNLFNVLHGDTSKPLEWAVRYKIAIGVAKGLHYLHKCCKHRIIHRDIKASNVLLGPDFEPQITDFGLAKWVPSNKSNQHAYLPIEGTFGYLAPEYFLHGIVDEKTDVFSFGILLLEIVTGRRPIDSSKQSLLLWAMPLMECGKISELVDARLEGEYDKEQLHKIVLTASCCVRHSSSWRPSMTEVLELLSNGQESEIAREWGILKGSSEEIDDYSMVFGYNVPIDKDLEKAIAALEI; translated from the exons ATGATTCCTTCAACAGCTCCGGTTACTATACTTGTAGCAACTCCCTTAGACATTGATGATGCTAAACACCTCCTTAATTgggctatttctattttttctcATCCTAATTACACCATCATAGCCTTACATGTTATAG GGAAGGAGCCTAAGAAACTTGTACCAAAGTCAAGAGACTACAAACAATATCGTAGAGCCAAATCTTTTGTTCTGTCTGTCATGGGAGAGTTTGCCAAGACTTGCCAATGTAAACAG ATGCATTTAGAGGCTAGGGTAAGATACAGCTCAAGCATAGGAAGTGGCTTAATCGACGAAACCAAGGCAACCAAAGCAGAATTTCTTGTTCTCAAGGGGTCTAAACTTAAATCAAATCG ACCAAAAGGAGAAATTACAAAGTATTGCATAAAACATGCACCAAAAGGATGCTCAATCATCTCAATTGGACAACTACCAAATAAAGAACCATTACATGCATCAACTTTAAAAGAAAGTTCATTAGAAGAGAAGAAATCTCCAAAGACAGTTCTAAATGGAGTTGAAGAAGAATTTGCAACTAGTACGGAGGATGATAACTCAAGCTTTGGTGAGTCGAGCAACTCTGATTCATCACCACCGCCACCACCACCACACCCACCAATGAAAATGGTATTGGTAAAATCAACCAAGTATAAGGAGTCCACATTGCGACGGGTTGCTTCATTTTTCTTGAAGAACACGACAAATGGAACGaggaaaaacaataatactaatagcATTGTTGTTAGTGAAAAGCGTCCACAACCTTCTTTGAAGTACTTCAGCTATGATCACATCTCATTAGCTACCAACCATTTTCATCCAG AAAACATGGTGGGACAAGGTGGGTACTCAGAGGTATACAGAGGAGAACTGGGAGATGGAAAGAGCATAGCTGTAAAAAGATTAGCCAAAGACAACACAAATCCACAAAAAGAGAAGGAATTTCTAGTAGAATTGGGTATAATTACTCAAGTTTCTCATCCTAACACGGCCACCTTAATTGGTTACTGCATCGAAAATGGTCTCTACCTTATTTTCCCTCTCTCTTCCAATGGAAATTTATTCAATGTTCTACATG GTGATACAAGCAAGCCACTTGAATGGGCTGTGAGGTACAAAATAGCAATAGGTGTAGCAAAAGGTCTTCATTATTTGCACAAATGTTGCAAACATCGGATCATACATCGTGACATTAAAGCTTCCAACGTTCTTCTTGGGCCTGATTTTGAACCACAA ATTACAGACTTTGGACTAGCAAAATGGGTACCTAGCAACAAGTCAAACCAACATGCTTACTTACCGATTGAGGGCACATTTGGATACTTAGCACCAGAATATTTCTTGCATGGAATTGTAGATGAGAAAACAGACGTTTTTTCATTTGGTATTCTTCTTCTAGAGATTGTAACCGGTCGAAGACCAATTGATTCTTCCAAACAAAGCCTCTTACTTTGG GCTATGCCTCTAATGGAGTGCGGAAAAATATCAGAGCTGGTTGATGCAAGATTAGAGGGTGAATATGATAAAGAGCAATTGCATAAAATTGTATTAACTGCTTCTTGTTGTGTGAGACATTCCTCTTCATGGCGTCCTTCAATGACTGAG GTGTTGGAGCTTCTATCAAATGGGCAGGAGTCGGAGATTGCTAGGGAATGGGGTATCTTGAAAGGTTCATCCGAAGAAATAGATGATTATTCTATGGTTTTTGGATATAACGTCCCTATCGATAAAGATTTAGAGAAAGCAATTGCGGCTCTAGAAATTTAG